Proteins from a single region of Paenibacillus sp. BIHB 4019:
- the miaA gene encoding tRNA (adenosine(37)-N6)-dimethylallyltransferase MiaA — translation MPEQENKRVTALGKKQPLLVLIGPTAVGKTHLSLELAKAWQAEIISGDSMQVYRGMDIGTAKLPLEEREGIAHHLIDIRDPDDPYSVADFQAGCGSSIEEIAARGKLPFIVGGTGLYVEAVCYGFEFSESGSDEAFRQEQEQFALAHGAEALHAKLALIDPKSAERLHPNDQRRVIRALEVFHLTGIKQSEQLEGQKKESPYELCIIGLTMDRAELYRRIELRIDQMLEQGLVEEVKALLSRGVPPHAVAMQGLGYKEIASFLRGECTLEAAVTLLKRDTRRFAKRQLSWFRHMKDIEWIDMGENFHNNLHRIHGIIAGKFQVHLEYTSNQSFVDGGNVQ, via the coding sequence TTGCCAGAACAAGAGAATAAGCGGGTAACTGCGCTGGGCAAAAAGCAGCCTTTGCTCGTATTAATTGGCCCTACGGCAGTTGGCAAAACCCATTTAAGCCTGGAGCTGGCCAAAGCTTGGCAGGCGGAAATCATTTCGGGCGATTCGATGCAGGTTTATCGCGGCATGGACATCGGAACAGCGAAGCTTCCACTGGAAGAGCGAGAGGGCATCGCACATCATTTAATTGATATTCGCGACCCGGATGACCCCTATTCGGTGGCAGACTTTCAGGCAGGCTGCGGAAGCAGCATTGAAGAGATTGCTGCTAGGGGAAAGCTGCCCTTCATCGTTGGCGGCACGGGACTATATGTGGAAGCCGTATGCTACGGCTTTGAATTTTCAGAGAGCGGCTCAGATGAGGCCTTTCGCCAGGAGCAGGAGCAGTTTGCTCTTGCGCACGGTGCTGAGGCGCTGCATGCGAAGCTTGCGCTTATTGACCCGAAGTCCGCGGAACGCCTGCACCCGAATGACCAAAGGCGCGTCATCCGCGCGCTTGAAGTATTCCATTTAACAGGAATCAAGCAATCAGAGCAGCTCGAGGGTCAGAAAAAAGAATCCCCCTACGAATTGTGTATCATCGGGCTGACGATGGATCGGGCGGAGCTGTACCGCCGGATTGAACTGAGAATTGACCAGATGCTGGAACAGGGGCTGGTCGAGGAAGTGAAGGCGCTGCTGTCGCGTGGCGTTCCGCCTCATGCTGTAGCTATGCAAGGACTCGGCTATAAGGAAATAGCGTCATTTTTACGGGGAGAATGTACGCTTGAGGCTGCGGTAACTTTGCTGAAAAGAGACACGAGACGCTTTGCCAAGCGCCAATTGTCATGGTTTCGTCACATGAAAGATATCGAATGGATCGATATGGGGGAAAATTTTCACAACAATTTGCATCGGATTCATGGTATAATAGCAGGAAAGTTTCAAGTCCATCTTGAATATACTTCTAATCAATCTTTTGTAGACGGAGGTAACGTCCAATGA